Proteins encoded in a region of the Ralstonia pseudosolanacearum genome:
- a CDS encoding AAA family ATPase has translation MDDVNLSLDDADDGAFVPTGGRQPQALLSSLDSMCAQFALRTVCAMGLRFNLRTNINDILTVCAPELIWPVTVIQRLQRFLAARCADMPGWRSVGRLDLSTFMDRHGQWSSAFDESSLFYYLDEYVKHHAKDMFTVFGASCDALNERLASERVLLVGNIDMLARVLGLPPHERALLLFASLVKYKRDLRAVMVDCKVAHSQEAFQLLAGLAGASTAEVAASLRPGSRLETLGLIEPPLPENSVTDLGDLMRISDRLLHVLLGDYACEAEMMAVFTRPAPPTTLTQADYPHVETDARYLAALLESATRQRATGVNILLYGAPGTGKTELARVLARDAGCELYEVDCLDKDGNSLSGKDRYRSLQVSQAFLRGRSRAVLLFDEVEDVFPGPTRELMSLFGHEEPRGSVNGKAWVNQTLEQNPVPVIWVSNSIRQIDPAYLRRFQFHLELRVPPPMVRESIIRKHLEGLDVSDAFMAKLAARKTLTPAQIDSAARFARLTQPAMAESAESLIVRQLDHADHAMGMRPEMQAHRVVTEYRLDYLNLETRFPVERVIEALRVRRRGTLCFFGPPGTGKTVLAEHIASRLDMPLMIRRASDLMSKYVGETEQQIAAMFARAEEERALLLLDEADSFMQSRQGAVRNYEVSEVNEMLQGMERFDGIFVCTTNLFERIDEAALRRFAFKIRFRPLERAQRERMFITEALGGNADAMTAAWRDALAALDVLTPGDFATVKQQAVLLGEALDPEAFLAQLRQEHAIKPELRERRSMGFVPR, from the coding sequence ATGGACGATGTCAACCTCAGCCTGGACGACGCCGATGACGGCGCGTTCGTCCCCACCGGCGGCAGGCAGCCGCAAGCGCTGCTGTCGTCGCTGGACTCCATGTGCGCGCAGTTTGCGCTGCGCACGGTGTGCGCGATGGGCCTGCGCTTCAACCTGCGCACCAATATCAACGACATCCTGACGGTGTGCGCGCCGGAGCTGATCTGGCCGGTGACGGTCATCCAGCGGCTGCAGCGCTTTCTGGCCGCCCGCTGCGCCGACATGCCGGGCTGGCGCAGCGTCGGCCGGCTGGACCTGTCCACCTTCATGGACCGCCACGGCCAATGGAGCAGCGCCTTCGATGAAAGCTCGCTGTTCTACTACCTCGACGAATACGTCAAGCATCACGCCAAAGACATGTTCACCGTGTTCGGCGCATCGTGCGATGCGCTGAACGAACGGCTGGCGAGCGAGCGCGTGCTGCTGGTCGGCAATATCGACATGCTCGCGCGCGTGCTGGGTCTGCCGCCGCACGAGCGGGCGCTGCTGCTGTTCGCGTCGCTGGTCAAGTACAAGCGCGACCTGCGCGCGGTGATGGTGGACTGCAAGGTGGCGCACAGCCAGGAGGCCTTCCAACTGCTGGCGGGCCTGGCCGGGGCCAGCACGGCCGAGGTGGCGGCCTCGCTGCGGCCGGGGTCGCGGCTGGAGACGCTGGGGTTGATCGAGCCGCCGCTGCCCGAGAATAGCGTGACCGATCTGGGCGACCTGATGCGCATCTCCGACCGCCTGTTGCACGTGCTGCTGGGCGACTATGCCTGCGAGGCCGAGATGATGGCCGTGTTCACGCGGCCGGCCCCGCCGACCACGCTGACCCAGGCGGACTACCCCCACGTCGAGACCGACGCGCGCTACCTGGCGGCTCTGCTGGAGAGCGCCACGCGCCAGCGCGCCACGGGCGTCAACATCCTGCTCTACGGTGCGCCAGGCACGGGCAAGACCGAGCTGGCGCGCGTGCTGGCGCGTGATGCCGGCTGCGAACTGTACGAAGTCGATTGCCTGGACAAGGACGGCAACAGCCTGTCCGGCAAGGACCGCTATCGCTCGCTGCAGGTGTCGCAGGCCTTCCTGCGGGGCCGGTCGCGCGCGGTGCTGCTGTTCGACGAGGTCGAGGATGTCTTCCCGGGACCGACGCGCGAGTTGATGAGCCTGTTCGGCCACGAGGAGCCGCGCGGCTCGGTCAACGGCAAGGCGTGGGTCAACCAGACCCTGGAGCAGAATCCGGTGCCCGTGATCTGGGTGTCGAACTCGATCCGCCAGATCGATCCGGCCTACCTGCGCCGCTTCCAGTTCCACCTGGAGCTGAGGGTGCCGCCGCCGATGGTGCGCGAGAGCATCATCCGCAAGCACCTGGAGGGGCTGGATGTCTCCGATGCCTTCATGGCCAAGCTGGCGGCGCGCAAGACGCTCACGCCCGCGCAGATCGATTCCGCCGCGCGGTTCGCGCGCCTGACGCAGCCGGCCATGGCCGAGTCCGCGGAGTCGCTGATCGTGCGCCAGCTCGACCACGCCGACCACGCCATGGGAATGCGCCCCGAGATGCAGGCACATCGCGTCGTGACGGAATACCGGCTCGATTACCTGAACCTGGAGACGCGCTTCCCGGTCGAGCGCGTGATCGAGGCCCTGCGCGTGCGGCGGCGCGGCACACTGTGCTTCTTCGGGCCGCCGGGCACCGGCAAGACCGTGCTGGCCGAGCACATCGCCAGCCGGCTGGACATGCCGCTGATGATCCGCCGTGCCTCCGACCTGATGAGCAAGTACGTCGGCGAGACCGAGCAGCAGATCGCGGCGATGTTCGCGCGGGCCGAGGAGGAGCGCGCGTTGCTGCTGCTCGACGAGGCCGACAGCTTCATGCAGAGCCGCCAGGGCGCGGTGCGCAATTACGAAGTGTCGGAAGTCAACGAGATGCTGCAGGGCATGGAGCGCTTCGACGGCATCTTCGTCTGCACGACCAATCTGTTCGAGCGCATCGACGAGGCGGCGCTGCGGCGCTTTGCCTTCAAGATCCGCTTCCGGCCGCTGGAGCGCGCGCAGCGCGAGCGGATGTTCATCACCGAGGCGCTGGGCGGCAATGCGGACGCCATGACCGCGGCGTGGCGCGATGCGCTGGCCGCACTCGACGTGCTGACCCCCGGCGATTTCGCCACCGTCAAGCAGCAGGCGGTGCTCCTGGGCGAGGCGCTCGATCCGGAAGCCTTCCTGGCGCAGTTGCGGCAGGAGCACGCGATCAAGCCGGAGCTGCGCGAGCGGCGCTCGATGGGGTTTGTACCGCGTTAG